A genomic stretch from Aquipuribacter hungaricus includes:
- the hemW gene encoding radical SAM family heme chaperone HemW yields the protein MPGTAPESTSPVPADGALPPQVLDGAAGRRFGVYVHVPFCRVRCGYCDFTTYTAEELGPEAGASRAGYPRGVRDELALARRVLGAAGLPDRPASTVFLGGGTPTLLPAADVVGLVRAVEEAVGLADGAEVTTEANPDSVDREYLHRLAEGGLTRVSLGVQSAVPHVLATLDRTHDPDRVPQVVAWAREAGLDVSVDLIYGTPGESLEDWRASLELAVALAPDHVSAYALVVEAGTRMAVQVRRGELALPDDDDLADKYEVADQVLGAAGLGWYEVSNWARGAEHACRHNLGYWRGDDWWGVGPGAHSHVGGVRWWNVRHPSAWARAVHAGLSPAQGREVLTTSERAVEEVLLRSRLVEGLPLAAVPDQQRAEVAVMVGDGLLDDRAARAGRVVPTLRGRLLADVVARGLTG from the coding sequence GTGCCCGGTACCGCGCCGGAGAGCACGAGCCCCGTCCCCGCGGACGGCGCGCTGCCGCCCCAGGTCCTCGACGGCGCCGCCGGGCGCCGGTTCGGGGTCTACGTGCACGTCCCCTTCTGCCGGGTGCGCTGCGGCTACTGCGACTTCACCACCTACACCGCCGAGGAGCTCGGACCCGAGGCGGGGGCGAGCCGCGCCGGCTACCCCCGGGGGGTGCGCGACGAGCTCGCCCTGGCCCGCCGCGTGCTGGGCGCGGCCGGGCTGCCCGACCGGCCGGCGTCGACGGTGTTCCTGGGCGGCGGCACCCCGACGCTGCTGCCGGCCGCCGACGTCGTCGGCCTGGTGCGGGCGGTCGAGGAGGCGGTCGGCCTGGCCGACGGCGCGGAGGTGACGACCGAGGCCAACCCGGACTCCGTCGACCGGGAGTACCTGCACCGCCTCGCCGAGGGCGGGCTCACCCGGGTGAGCCTCGGCGTGCAGTCCGCGGTGCCGCACGTGCTGGCCACGCTGGACCGCACGCACGACCCGGACCGCGTCCCGCAGGTGGTGGCCTGGGCGCGCGAGGCCGGCCTCGACGTCAGCGTCGACCTGATCTACGGCACCCCCGGCGAGTCCCTCGAGGACTGGCGGGCGAGCCTCGAGCTGGCCGTGGCGCTGGCGCCGGACCACGTGTCGGCGTACGCCCTGGTCGTCGAGGCCGGCACGCGGATGGCCGTGCAGGTCCGCCGCGGCGAGCTGGCGCTGCCCGACGACGACGACCTCGCCGACAAGTACGAGGTCGCCGACCAGGTGCTCGGCGCGGCGGGCCTCGGCTGGTACGAGGTGAGCAACTGGGCCCGCGGGGCGGAGCACGCCTGCCGGCACAACCTGGGCTACTGGCGCGGCGACGACTGGTGGGGCGTCGGCCCCGGGGCGCACAGCCACGTCGGCGGCGTGCGGTGGTGGAACGTCCGGCACCCGTCGGCCTGGGCCCGTGCCGTCCACGCCGGCCTGAGCCCGGCCCAGGGCCGCGAGGTCCTGACGACGTCCGAGCGTGCCGTCGAGGAGGTGCTGCTGCGCAGCCGGCTGGTCGAGGGGCTCCCGCTGGCCGCCGTGCCCGACCAGCAGCGTGCCGAGGTGGCCGTCATGGTCGGCGACGGCCTGCTGGACGACAGGGCCGCCCGCGCGGGCCGGGTGGTCCCGACGCTGCGCGGACGGCTCCTGGCGGACGTGGTCGCCCGAGGCCTCACGGGCTAG